A single region of the Montipora capricornis isolate CH-2021 chromosome 13, ASM3666992v2, whole genome shotgun sequence genome encodes:
- the LOC138029091 gene encoding retinol dehydrogenase 8-like produces MGAVKSHFKKQGSSIRKSIHSRKEEETSGPKIVLFTGCSHKLNLEFAVRLAEDSLSRYKVLLTMPTLSGSDYLADSRILNIMNKTLFVLQMNMESDESINGVLREIMENDGFLDAVVISSNVLLTGQLETHTIDQAKTIFDVNTFSVISVVRAILPVMKKQRDGRIIIVSNQAGIQGIPFHEIYCASKFAVEGFMESVAPECLAFNIHCSIIETSMIKGEEKTAQTLEVSIHSKMENVDDNTKKHQDSCSAKMRRQGSVKKLDLKRVARFIEEVIVEERPHFRYQLNKSAKEAAKDKWTDIHGDSNIFEAAEKYLCVETERVKEVLDSLNSETTTD; encoded by the exons ATGGGAGCTGTAAAAAGTCACTTTAAAAAGCAAGGAAGTTCAATTCGAAAGAGCATACATAGCCgcaaagaagaagaaacttCTGGTCCAAAGATCGTTCTTTTCACGGGTTGCTCCCACAAACTGAATCTCGAATTCGCTGTTCGCTTGGCAGAGGATTCGCTCTCCAGGTACAAAGTGCTGTTGACAATGCCTACTCTCTCTGGCAGCGACTACCTAGCGGACTCCAGGATTTTGAACATAATGAACAAGACATTGTTTGTTCTTCAAATGAACATGGAATCTGATGAATCGATCAACGGTGTTCTCCGAGAGATTATGGAAAATGACGGTTTCCTTGATGCGGTCG TTATATCATCCAATGTTCTCCTCACTGGGCAGCTGGAAACCCACACAATAGACCAAGCAAAGACAATATTTGATGTGAACACATTTTCTGTGATAAGTGTGGTCAGAGCGATTCTGCCGGTGATGAAGAAACAAAGAGACGGTCGCATAATCATCGTTAGTAATCAAGCTGGTATACAAGGCATTCCATTCCACGAAATCTACTGCGCCTCAAAATTTGCTGTCGAGGGATTCATGGAAAGTGTAGCACCAGAATGTCTAGCATTTAATATCCA ttGTTCCATTATTGAAACAAGTATGATCAAAGGAGAAGAAAAAACGGCCCAAACTTTGGAGGTTTCaatccactcaaagatggaaaACGTCGACGACAATACGAAAAAACATCAAGATTCTTGCTCGGCAAAAATGCGGCGACAGGGTTCAGTGAAAAAACTTGACTTAAAGAGGGTGGCACGATTTATCGAAGAGGTTATTGTTGAAGAACGGCCACATTTTAGATATCAGCTCAACAAGTCGGCCAAAGAAGCTGCGAAGGACAAATGGACAGATATTCATGGCGACTCAAATATTTTCGAAGCAGCGGAGAAATATCTGTGTGTCGAAACAGAACGTGTAAAAGAAGTGCTAGATAGTTTGAATAGTGAAACTACGACGGATTAG